The DNA window TGCAGGGTCCGCGCCAGGGTGTCGGCCAGGTGCCGGTCCTCGGCGGTCACGGTCTTGTCCCCGACGCGCTCCAGGTTCGAGAGCGTCCGCACGAAGTCCGACAGCCGCACCTCTCCGAGCCGGGGGCGGAACTCGCCGCCCTCGAATACCTCGTCGGTCTTGCGCAGGTACGCGGCGCGCAGCGCGGTGCCGATCAGGGCGTCCTCCTCGGCCTCCAGCCGGGGGACCACCCCGCCCACCATCGCCCGCACCACCCCCGCCAGAAACGCGATCTTGTCCTCGTCGGGCGCGGTCTCGCCGGGGGCCAGGTCGAAGGGGTTGATCGCCGTCTGGCCGCCGGGCTCGACATCGATCATGGCGCCGCCCAGCAGCTCCACCGTCTTCTCGTAGCTGCGTCCCCGATCCACGATGATCACGTCCACGTCGTCCTGGCGCAGCAACTCGGTGATCATGTACTGGGCGAAAAAGGTCTTGCCCTGCCCGGAGCCGCCCACGATCAGGGCGTTCCAGTTGGTCATGCCGGGATCGAAGGGGTCGAGGAAGGTCAGCGCCTTCCAGCGGTTGTGAAACATCGCGGTGGGGCGGCGGTGCCCGGCCCAGGGCGCGCCCAGGGGGAAGAAGTGCGCGGCGTTGGTCTCCAGCAGGCTCAGCCGCTGGTCGATCAATTCGCCGCCGAACGGCAGGCACTGGGTAAACGGCGCGAGCAGCCCGTGCTGGAGGATCAGGAAGGGGCTGCCCGGAACGCTGGCCGAGGCCCCGAAGGCCCGGGTGATGCGCGATTCGAGGTCCTTGCTGTCGGCGCCGAGGACCACCAGCGACACGCCGACCTGATACACGTGGTCGCCCGCCGCCGTGATGTGCTCGATGGCCGCCTCGGCCTCGGCCAGGCCGGTGCGCACGTTGGGATCGACGTACACGTTGGTGTCGACCGAAGCCGAGTAGAACTTGCGGGCCGAGGACTTGAGCCGCTGCATGGCCTTGTTGTAGGGGTCGTGTTGGAGGTCGACCACCAGGTACAGCTCGCCGGAGGCGTCCAGCAGGTGATTGATCATGCCGTAGGCGGTCTCGTCCGGGCTGTGGACCAGGCCCAGCATCCGCGCCCGGCGCCACCCCAGGCCCAGTTCGTGCGGGCGGCTGTTGTCCAGCTCGGACTTTGCCAGTTGCGCGCGCAGCGTGGGGGGCGCCAGACCGCCGAAGCGTTCGAGCACCTCGGCGGGCAGCACCTGCCACGTTGGCCGGTAGCCGGGCACCGGCAGGTGCTTAAGGGCCGGGTTGAGAAATCGGAAGCACAGCGAGAACACGTCCTCGTCGGTCATGGCCCGCGCCTCCAACCCCGCCGAGGCCAGGAAGTGCAGCAGCCGCTGCCGGACCGCGCCCGCCTCCAGCAGGCGTTCCTCGAACTCGGGGGCGGTGTAGCCGATGTGGGTCTTGCGCCGCAGCAGCGGCACCGCGCTCCCCAGCGCGTAGCTGAGCAGGTTCGGGCGGGTGCCCAGCCGTTTCTCGCCCACCGTGACGCTCAGGTAGGCCCGCCAGCGCAGCACCTCGCCGGGCAGCTCGGCCAGCCCCTCATAGAACTCGGCGCGTTTCTCGCCCAGCAGCCGGGCCAGCGGCACCGGGCTGGTCGTCTCGGCGCGGTACGGGGCGATGCCCGCCGCGCCCACCGGACCGACCTCCACGGTCAGGCGCAGCCGCTGGCCCTGCGGCACGGCGTTGCGAAGCACCCCCTTGAGCTGGCGCAGCACCAGTTCCAGGCCGCCGCCGGTCAGAAAGAGTGCCGGGGGAAACTGCACCTCCACCCCGACCTCCATGCGGCCATCGGCCAGGAACATGGTGCCCCCCCGCAGGTCCCAGTACGGCAGGGCGTCCAGGAGCGAGCGGGTGCGGGCTTGCGTGAGCCTGGACATCAGGTCACCCCGCCCTGGAGCGGCTCGGAAGACGGCGCCGCGGCCCGCCCCACCCGCCGGGCCTGCTTTCTGGAGGGCCGCACCAGGAAGCGGTCCTCGCGCGGCACGATCAGCGGGGAGGAGCACACGTCGCGCTGCACCCGGTAGCGGTCGCCCTGGGTCAGCCAGGCCACGACGTGCCACAGCGCCCGCCCGG is part of the Deinococcus planocerae genome and encodes:
- a CDS encoding ATP-binding protein encodes the protein MSRLTQARTRSLLDALPYWDLRGGTMFLADGRMEVGVEVQFPPALFLTGGGLELVLRQLKGVLRNAVPQGQRLRLTVEVGPVGAAGIAPYRAETTSPVPLARLLGEKRAEFYEGLAELPGEVLRWRAYLSVTVGEKRLGTRPNLLSYALGSAVPLLRRKTHIGYTAPEFEERLLEAGAVRQRLLHFLASAGLEARAMTDEDVFSLCFRFLNPALKHLPVPGYRPTWQVLPAEVLERFGGLAPPTLRAQLAKSELDNSRPHELGLGWRRARMLGLVHSPDETAYGMINHLLDASGELYLVVDLQHDPYNKAMQRLKSSARKFYSASVDTNVYVDPNVRTGLAEAEAAIEHITAAGDHVYQVGVSLVVLGADSKDLESRITRAFGASASVPGSPFLILQHGLLAPFTQCLPFGGELIDQRLSLLETNAAHFFPLGAPWAGHRRPTAMFHNRWKALTFLDPFDPGMTNWNALIVGGSGQGKTFFAQYMITELLRQDDVDVIIVDRGRSYEKTVELLGGAMIDVEPGGQTAINPFDLAPGETAPDEDKIAFLAGVVRAMVGGVVPRLEAEEDALIGTALRAAYLRKTDEVFEGGEFRPRLGEVRLSDFVRTLSNLERVGDKTVTAEDRHLADTLARTLQNWTGKTPYGSFVDRTTSVPLSGARLVCYDTSRFQLDSPLATVGIMLIADLVWRRVRGDRTRRKVVIFDECWALLTIPAAAHFVVELYRRFRRYNAAVWSVSQSMADFQRPEAHGILQNTTYHYLLRTPGEEEAVRDLLHLPQAAMEAFLDLKRVDGVYSEVLAWVRTETGSLGDVIWVRPTPLDLWTFTTSAQAMARRDEAIARAGGDLRAALTALAYGQT